The Acomys russatus chromosome 27, mAcoRus1.1, whole genome shotgun sequence genome includes the window ctgatgccttcttttggcctgcaggtatacatgcaggcagagcacagtatacataataaataaataaataaatatttgagagagaaaaaaaaaaaaaaaaaaaagatcaggtgAGGCTCTTGCATGGGCCAGGTGCCACTGGGAGACCCTTCCTGAGTCACGTGCCCTCCCCACCCTGGCAGGTAAATACAGTTCAGAGATCAGACCTGCCTTCTTCCTTGCCATCCTGTACATGCTGGTGCCATGCTGGGCTGGTGTGAGGATCTTCAGCCAGCCCTGTGCACCAACCTCCTATACCCCCGACATGGTGAGTGCCACTGCCAACACCTGTCTGAGAATGGCTTTGGATCAAATGCTTTGTgtcaagccaggtatggtgtggcctattatcccagcactggggagactgaggccagaTTGCCATGAGTTAAACTCCAATATAGGTTTCATGGTAAGATTGTCTCAAAGCTCCACGGACTCaaatgtggctcagcagtagaacactggcctagaatcccccaatagGGGCTAGGAGTATGGCTCAGGGGTGGAACACCTACTCAGCCTATACAAGACCTTGGCTGAATCCTCAGCTCATGTCTAAATGACTGTCTACTTGGAAGAGCCTCCTTGGTTCTCAGGAAGATGAGAGGATCATTCATTGAGCATCTGCTGGGTTCCAGAGCTCTCTGGCTAGCTCTGACTTTCTCACATGGGGCAGGTACAGGAGGCACAGAAGAAAGGCCTCCTCCAGCGCCCAGCTGACCTGGCACTCATCATCTACCTCATCCCTGCCGCACTGTTCACCCTCTTCCGGGGCCTGGTGAGTCTGCCTTGGCTCCCCCCGCCCctcgccccccaacccccagactTCCTCTTTAGCCTGATTCTCCATTTCCTCATTGCTAAAAGGGCAGCGCTCTTCTATCTGATCACCCAAGGAAGTTCTTCACCAAGTCTGACCCTAATGTTTCTTGACAAACGCCTATTCCCTTACTGCAGACCCCTAGCCGAAGGGAGAGAAACGGGGAGGGCTGAGTGGGGCCAGGGTGATCGCTGTGGGTTCATCTTGAGAGCTGGAGCGGGAAGCAAGGGGCCTTGTGAGATGTTTTGACATGGACGGTGATTTTCTGTGTGTCTTAGGTGGTACTTGACTGCCCCACAGATGCCTGCTTCATCTATATCTACCAATATGAGCCATACCTGCGGGACCCCGTGGCCTACCCCAAGTTGCAGGTGGGAGggcaggtgggaggagggggctgTGGTCCCTGCCACCCATTCAGGTATGGCGGGCTCCAGACGTTCAAGGACACATCCCAGATGCACTCCAGGGTTTCATCCAGCCCCTTGGTCACCCCAGGATTTAAGAGTTCGTCTCATCCAGTCTCTGATTAGCCCAGCCTGAATCACATGCTCCTGTCAATTTAATTTGTTAGGCCAGAGTCCTGTACCATCTCTGTCGCTGACTGCAGACTTAGTGTGTgtaatgggggttgggggggggctcaTTTCCTAGAAGACAGGGAGGAGCCTTATGTAGACACCCCACCCTGTGTCCTCATAGGCTGTGATCTCCCATAGATGCTGATTTATTTGTTCTATGCCCTACCTTTCTACTGCCTGGGTGCCTACGCCCTCATCTTCCCTGGCTGCTCCTGGCTGCCGGACTGGGCCTTGGTGTTTGCCGGAGCCATTGGCCAGGTAAGGGGTGGGGATAGGGTAGGGATAGGGTAGGGATAGTGATGAGGGACCCCAGTGCCGGTGCCTCAGAATTCCCTTCACTGGAGGAGATGGCAGGATATCCATGCCCCTAGCCCACAGGTAGCTCTCAGCCCCTAGTCAGAGCTCGAGAGAACCACATTGCAATATAAATCAGCTAGTTGTACAGTGCTTGCCCAGCGTGTGCAAGTGCGTAGCTTCTGTTCCCCACCactgggaaaacaacaacaacaaactaacaaacacacctggagggaaggaagggctgagAGGGGTCTGGGAGTGGAATGTTGTGGCCTGTGAACATAACCACAGGGAAGGCCATCTAGAAACAGGACCAGCATAGAGAGACAGCAAAGAGGGCAttgctggagagagagaagagagcgtggctgggcgtggtggcgcatgcctttaatcccagctcctcgggaggcaaaggcaggcggatcgctgtgagttcaaggccatcctggtctacaaagtgagttcaggacagccaaagctacacagagaaaccctgtctcgaaaaaccaagagagagagaaattggaggTAGAAGTTGACAATTTTGAACTCTGGGTTCTGGGCATGTGAGGGAAGGTAGGGAGCCATAGGAGGTGTTTGAGCAATAGAGGCCCTGGAGCTGTTTCTGGTTtcctggaaagaagagaaaagcctaGACCCAGCCAAGGCAGGGAGACCAAGGAAGGACTCACTACAGGCCTCTAACAGTTGTGAGGAGGAAGCGACAGGTCAGAGGCAGGGATATTTTAAGCTGGACAGTTGCTTTGGGGAGGGAATACATGGCCCAAGGGTGCTAGCCTGACCTGCGTTCTTTGCTTCCTGCATCCGTGCCAGGCACAGTTCTCACACATGGGCGCCTCCATGCACCTGCGCACACCCTTCACCTACCGCGTGCCGGAGGACGCCTGGGCCACCTTCTTTCTGAGCAACCTGTTGTTTGCACTGGGTCCCCACCTGCTGGCTTTCCGCTGCCTGTGGCGACCAGCCTTCTTCATGCACACACCGCCCTTGGAGCCCCAGGGCCAAGGCAAGAAGCAGCAGTGAGCGTGCGCACCTCTCCGCTAGGAACTCAACCTGTGCGGCCAGCCGGCTTTGCCCTCCACGGGTGGCTTGGCCCTTTTAAAGCTGGATGGACATCTGGGGGAAATTGCAATCCAGGCCAGAAAGGAGTATAGGAGACCCAGGGCAAGGGCCGGAAGGACTCTAATGCCCTCTCCTGTGATTTACCCATCACCTCCCCCTGTCCCTTTAATAAAAGCCCTTTTTATGTCTAGGATATCACTTCCTGTTTCAGGGAGCTGTAGCAAGGGACCATCTTCTTGAACCCCCACGATGAGAGAGCAGGGTGCTCACAGCTGCTGTGGCTGTCTGGGGGaataaggggtgggggtggggcaggacaTGCCAAGTCGGCCTCTCAGTGGGTACACCATTCCATGTtccagatgggaaaactgaggctccATGCATAAGGTCACACTGGGAAGAAGCCACAGCACAACAGGGGCTGTGGATGTGGCCCAGTCACACACAGAGTGCTTGCCGAGCGTTCCTATGCCCTGGtcactcccagcaccacatggacGGGGTTCCATGGTGCACATCTGTcgtcctagcactggggagatggaggcaggaggatcgggcCAAAGGCGTTTGGCCACATAGCaaattggagaccagcctggagcAATGTGTCAGTCAGTAAAGCGCACAAAGAACTGAGTCCCCCAGCGCCCACATCAAAGCCAGCAGCTGTCactggagagagggtgggacacAGAATCCTTagagctcactagccagccaacTCCAGGCTCAGTAAGATACCCTGCCCTCAAATCAGGTagaagctggccttggtggtgcatgccggttaatctcagcactcaggaagcagaggcaggcggatctctacaTTCtaggccagtccggtctacatagtaagctccaggctaGTCAggattgtctcaaacaaacaaacagtaaaggCTAGTAAAGAACACACCTAATGTTGACCTACACACACCTGTATGTTCACACACAGGTGCAAtgcaaacataccacacacacacacacacacacacacacacacacacacacacccctaaccaAATAGGaaagttgggtttttgtttttgggtttgtttgttagttttgttttgttttgttttggggtttttcgagtcagggtctctctgtgtagccttggctgtcctggactcgctttgtagaccaggctggcctggaactcacagcgatccgcctgcctctgcctcccaagtgctgagattaaaagtgtgtgccaccacggtgTTAGGCATCTGGTGGATGCCATGAAGGCTGCTGCCCTGGGCCTCCACGTGCTAGATGAAGACCTACAGGAAGTGAAGATCTGGCCGGAGGTTGCACCTAGACACAGCTAAGTTAGGAACTGGGCTCCGGCCTAGCTTGGGCTCACTTTCCAGAGCAGCGGTTGCTCGCTGGGCAGCAGAGGGCTGGAATAGgattctctgtttcctgttttattttaaccTGGAAACTGTGTGAAGAGTGTGGTTTAAAAATGGCGGGGTGGTCAGCGCTCCTGGCCAGGACCGACCGTTCACCACAGTCATCACAGACTCTGCCTACCCATGCAGGCTGAGCGATTGATCGCAGGCCTCCCTACGTGCTACAGACCTGTCCCTCTGGGTCCCCATGTTAGAGGCCAGGTTTCCAGTGTGATTGCCCAGTGAGCAGATGGGCAAACCAAGGCTGGCAGGCAAGCCCTGTAGCCAAGCCGCTCTGCTGGGGAAGACTTACTCCAGCCCATCATTCTAGAAAATTGGTATAGCGTCGGGCTATGGAGCCCAGTCAGGCCTCCTCTTCCCAATGTAGCCCAAGGTAACTTACCTCCcctagtttggttttttgagacagattctctctgttatgtagccctggctgtcctagaacttgctcaaactcatagagatcaaactgtgtctgcctcccaagtgttgggattagaagtgtgtgccaccaaccaAGCACCAAatgtgtaatccaggctggcttcaaactcatgatcctcctgcctccacatcttGTCTCTTTAGTGTGCCTTACCAGCATGCATATCACAACTGGCCCaaggtgactttgaactcctaaccctgctcctgcctccatgctgATAAAAGGACCAGTATGCATCACTACCCTTGCTTTATGCAGCGCTGGAGAGCCTTCAGCTCCCACCTCCAGCTGATGCGTGGCCTGggtataggccaggctagccccaagcataggccaggctagccccaaGCATGTTGTTTACTTGCCTCAGCCTTTTAATGCCGGGGTTACAAACTATGGCTCTAATCCTGTAATCCCTCCTACCTTTATTCCTTCTcgtcccaggctagcctagagctCAGTAAGTAgcagagggtgactttgaactgatgactctctccttccccctcctgagTTCTTGGGTCACAAGGCTAGCCAGCCTCAGTTTACCCGTCTGCTTACTGGGTGGCTATATGGGACTCCTGGGCTGCAGAATGCTCATTATTAGAGGCGTGGAGCGCCAACTCAGTCTCGTGAGACACCTCCGTTGACCAAGGTAGCCTTCATGGCTGAGAGGTTGCCCTGGGCCACTACCACGGTGCTCCCTTCTTAGCAGTGCCTAGGCTGCACCTGCTACCCCAACCTTCATGCGGCGCGCACGCGCGGTCCCTTTAATGCCCCAAGCGCCCTCCTCCCCTTGCAGGCAGATGCCAGGATTGCGCTGCCcgtgggacttgctggccagacCGCTGTGCGCGTGCGCAGTCGGGAAGCGCACGGGTCGCTCGGCGGGGGCCACGACCAGGATGGTGAGTGTCGTGCTGCACTGGGTTCCCGAATCTctcatttgtctctgtctctctcctctctgtctctctctaccctctcttctcttcctcttgcctgttctttttttctttggcaCTTTCCCCTTCTCTGCTCGTTCAGTGTCTCCCCCCCTTATtttggggggcagtggggggaagAGAGTGCTCACTTATTTCTTTTCCCTGTCTCTTCACAccagtctctccttcctctgcctaagtctgtctttctctgcagcTGATTCTAcgtctctgtctcatctctccatctcgtctctgtgtctccatctctgtctccgaGTCTCTGTATTTCGTCTCGGGGTCTCCgtctctgggtctctctctctgggtcttcaTGTCTCGCCCCCACTATCTCTCCCGGCCTGGATCCGTAGCCCGctgtttccccctcctcccccatcctgtCCCGCTGTCCCCAGCCCCCGCTCAGGCTGCCGGGCTTGCTGCAGTCTCCTGGCGCGCGGATAACCTTGCGGCCCGGGTGCACGCTGCTGCTCCCCCTCCCGTGCGCTCCAGCTCCCGTAGCCGGGGCCGGGACTTAGGGAAAGGCGAGAGGTGTCACCTGACCCTCAGGCAGCTTCACCGACCCTGTGCAGCTGGCCCCCTTTGGGGAGGGCAGGCGGAGCCAGGGGTGGTCCGGGCAGTGCAGCTGGACACAGCTCCTGTGCCCGCAGGCGTGTGCTC containing:
- the Tm6sf2 gene encoding transmembrane 6 superfamily member 2, producing MDIPPLAGKTAAMSLGALPVSYALNQVSAFTQPLCVVLVSALILGLLFMAIFSLSHGEITYDPLYAVFVIFSFTSLVDLIIALQEDGFMMGFMDFYTKEGEPYLRTAHGIFICYWDGTVHYLLYLAMAGAIRKRKRYRNLGLYWLGSFAMSLLVFLPGNILGKYSSEIRPAFFLAILYMLVPCWAGVRIFSQPCAPTSYTPDMVQEAQKKGLLQRPADLALIIYLIPAALFTLFRGLVVLDCPTDACFIYIYQYEPYLRDPVAYPKLQMLIYLFYALPFYCLGAYALIFPGCSWLPDWALVFAGAIGQAQFSHMGASMHLRTPFTYRVPEDAWATFFLSNLLFALGPHLLAFRCLWRPAFFMHTPPLEPQGQGKKQQ